In Pyrenophora tritici-repentis strain M4 chromosome 6, whole genome shotgun sequence, the DNA window CTCTTACCTCAGCTGTGTCATAGATATGCCATGTAAAATAgaccctgctgctgcttctgGGAGCACAGCACGAACAACACAACACGATAGCAGAATACATGAAATTACGTTCTACCGCAACAACAACTCAGGCCTACAACTCGAAGAAAGCGAGTACAACTCGATCTAAATAAGCGTTTTAGCAATGTTGAATCAATCAGAGCTGCGATAGCTGAATCGCAAGCTTCTACCGCTCAAAACACTACTAGTTCAGGTGGTAGATTAGCAGCTTTAACTGTAGCTGAAAACACTATAGCTACGGTGGATTCTATGTGTATACAGTGACAATTATAGTAAACATATACGTTGTTGTTGAGCTTCAAAAATGAGATCGCGCGCCCAATTGGGGTGGGCCAAAACTAGGTTGGGCCAAAACTAGGTGGGCTAGCTTAGCTGCTTGTTTAGAAGTAAAGGAGCCTGTAGCATACTCCGCGTGCATTGGCCACATTCGGAGCTTCTTGCGCTGTATTGTCGCAAGTTGCAAGTAAAAGTCGCGTCTGGTGGGATGCGCGTAGGTAAAGTCGCTCACAGAAGTGCCAATACCGGTACTGGCGCTTTAGGGTGCCCACTTCCTAGACCTACAACGAGTGATGCGACTGCGTGACACAGCTGCATGCGGTCTGAAAGCACGTCTATGATATGCCTCATgagcttcgagaagcgcgATCGGTGATGCACTCCGGGTTGGTCACGCTTAACGTGGAACAGCCCGTCTCGGGACCGAAAGTGCACGCGAGGCGCAAGGACGGCACGGACGGAAAGTGCATGCGACACCCTTTGATCCCCGTAGTACAAACACCGGACGTCGCGCAATTTACGTCCATGACTTAACGCAGGCACACCGGCGCGCTCGTATGCCAGCCTGCGCCACCAGTCAAGTTCTAGAAGGCCGGCTCGCCTTTCAAGTCGACAACAGCCAAATGTCAAAACCGTGTTTTGTTCCAGCCAAGCCATTCGCTCTTTCATGGCAAAGCGTTTCGCTCTGGCGGAAACACGTCAGCTCAGCTATGGTGCGCTATGGACTGATAACATGAGTCAATGCTACTAGGTGCCTACTTTACTACATGTTATCTGCAGTAGATTAGGTACTGCAACTGTATCCTCAAGTGCAATACAATCATTTCTTACTGTTGTCGGTTGTCTTTGTCACTAGGTCTTTTCAATTCCTTCTCACTCCACTAACGGGCAGGTATCCCAACAACCCTTCTTCTAATTACCCATGTCTTTGAGGTCAGAACAATGTCCAGTCTCCGGTATGGCTGGTGGTTATTGCCCAGCGGGGTCAGCTGCTGCTAGCAAGAGCGGAAGTCGGATGGGTCCCCGAGGGTGCACATTTTCTGGATTTGCCGCGCCTGGAGATGTGCATGCTGCGTTCGGAGTAATTGCAAATTCCATGCACTTGGAAATGCTGTTGCTGATGATAATAGATACCACAACATGCGAACGTTGAAGACTTCCTTCGACAAAGGTGGGCATGCCATCAATCCGAGCTAGGATGATTTTGTTAACCAATTTAGGGAACGTAAGGCGATCAACGAGCTGATCTATTCGAACGTGCCTTCGATGGACGAGATCAAAGAGATTCAAAATGCCAAAGGCGTGAAGAGTCTTGACACCCTCAACATGAATGACCGAGATCTACTGGCAATTGCGCTTGGTGCACCCGCTCGTCAAGTCATACTACGTGCGGAAGAAGTCGGCTCTGTGACAGGCTGGCGAGATGGCTACTTGAGCACCGAGTACGGCTTCCAACCTCCAGACACAAGCGAGGCTCCTGGTGCCCTACGCAACTCTCCAGGACGAGTATGGATGGATCTGTGTACAAGAATGCCTGGCTGCGTTGCTCGTGGTCGAGTGCGGGAATCAATCGCAGCATTACCAATCATCCAAGGAACGGTCGACACCATCCCAGACAAAGCTTTATGGGCAGCTCTGGTCGCCCTTGGCATGCTTTGCTCTATCTACCGGTATGAAGAGCGACATGATGGCAATGAGGGCATCAACGTAGCTACGAAGCCTTTGAAACTGAAAGGTGTTCCTATATGCGACGATCTTGGCGACGAGGTCAAAGGCATCCCTCGTAGCATCGGCCTTCCGTACGTTCAGATTTCCATTCGGATGGGTCGGTCTATTCCCCACCTCACGTTTTTCGACCAGTCGTCTTTCAATGTCGACTACGTCGACCCACTTTCGAAATATCCCTATGTCGGTCGCTTCGACAACACCAGGTTGCGATGGGGCATGTTCGGTGACAGCGCTGAGAATGCGTTCCTCAAAGGGTGCGCGGATACGTCGGCGAGCTTTCAGCATGGTCCTGATGCCATTGCGGCGTGTCAAGAACACGTTATGAACCGTAACAACGAGGGGCTCCTTCGTGAACTCATTCGCTTGAAAGAGATCTTGGAACGAATGCCCACAGCCTTCAACACCATATCGCCCAACGATAGATCTGGCGAGAACTATGTGTCTCCTACCGAGTGGGTACGCTGGGCTAAGTTCTCGGCGCCTCTGTCCAAACGTTGTCCAGCTACTTCCGGCCTACAATTTCCTCCGCAAGTCAATCCATCTATCTTAAAGCTCTTTACTAACACATTCAGGTACCTGGTCATGGATGCCTTCCTTGGTCGCAAACAGTATAACTCATTTCTTGGCGCCGAAGGTGTACATCTTCGAGCCTGGCTGCCGTCGAATCTCCGTGCTTTCATTGCTTCCATCGAGTATCATTATCAGATACCAGAATATGTGAAGGCATCTGGAGACCCCCGATTGATGGGTGTGCTCGATGGCGTGGTGGAGGCATACACTGGTGAGCGAGGCTTCATGGGTGTCCATCGGTACAAAGTGTTTGGTGTAAGTATGTTCTAACCAATACGTTGATCCGACTGACATCGAGAAGCTACTCGAGTGCGCCGGCAAGTCTGGTCGGACTGAGACAAATGGGGCTTCTGGAGCTGCTGACGCTATGAGACCCTGGGAGCAAACGCATGCAGAATTTTCCGAGGCTATGAAGGAACGTCTGGAGCCTTTCCGTGGACAACGTGATGTCGAACCACACGAGATGCGTGGTACTTTCGAAGAATGCCGATACCGAGGCAGAATCCTGAGCAGGAACTTCGTCGACTCGGATCCCAAGCGCTCCATTGCGATGGTCACTTTAGACATCCAGGACACCGGCATCACCTTTCAGCCTGGCGACCGACTTGCTATCATGCCAATGAATAGCTGGACAGAGTGTGCGAAGGTTGCAGCTGCGCTAGGCCTTGATACTATGCTTGCAGATCCTGTCAGTCTGGACCGTATATGGACACGATACGCTGTTCATATGGGCGCCATCTCGCATACAGACAAGCCCCAGCTCAATGTCCTTGATATCCTACGCAAGGGTCATCTTGCGCCGATAACCAAGAAGCTTGCCACAAAGTTGCATACCCTGCTGCGAGCGTCATCGCATGCAGTGCTGCAGGTCCTAGCCACAGATGAATGGCCTGTACGAGCCTCACTCGGTGACTTACTTCAGGCAGCTGTGAAAGACACTTCGCCACGCATCTGGGACCAAGCATTCGACCTCTCTGGCAATCTGGTCTGGCTGGCAGAACTCATTTCTGTCGAGGTACCACGAACTTACAGCATCTCCAACTACTCTGACGAACTTCTTCCTAGTACTGTAGACTTGGTATGTATTGTTCCCTTGGGATGACATCCAAAACTGACGTGTGTAGACAATATCCCGTTCGGAGTACGACCTCTGCCCCACGTTCGCAGGTACTGCCAAACATGTGCGGAACGGCGTTAGCAGTGGCTTCCTAAACCCGCCAGTAGCCGAAGAGATGGACGTACTCGATGACGAGGATATATTGATCGGCGTGTCGAGGCCTTTCTCATTTCAATTGCCACATGACGACACCTCGCCTGTTGCGCTCTTTGCAGGTGGCAGCGGCGTGGCACCTTTCCGCAGCTTCTGGCAAGCTCGTTGCGGCCAAGCATGGGGAAAAACTGTCTTATATCTCGGTGTACAGTCCCGGCAAAAGTTCTGTTATGAATCTGAGCTTCGTCAGTATGTCAACGAGGGACTGATAGAAGTGCATACGGCATTTTCGCGCGACACGAATGGCCTAGTGTACGATCCTGTTTCCAGAGACCTTGTGGAAAAGGAAATGCCTTCACGGTATATTGACGGGCTTATCGTGGAGCAAGGGCAGTCCATATGCGATCTCGTTATGTCAAAGGTAAGTTTTATGCTCCCAATCCCTGGAGTCTTTGCTAACGTGCTTGGATCATAGAAGCAAGGCGGCATCGGTGGCTACCTTTACGTATGCGGTTCAGTCGGAGTATTTGATTCAGTCATGTCCGGCATTCGCCAAGCGCTCTACAATCATCGATCGCCTACTATGGAAACTGTGGAGACCATATTGAACACTGCATTTGCCGAGCGACGCTTTATGCTCGACGTCTTTATGACCCCAAGACCTCTACCTTGCAACCAACCTACGATATCGCTTTCACAGCTAGCTCTTCACACCGGTCATATCAACGGTTCGCGCGTATGGATCGGAGTGCATGGTAAAGTGTATGACGTGTAAGTGTACTGTCCACTCACCCAATGGCTCACGCATACTAAGACCGTCGCAGCACCGACTTTTGCGCAATGCACCCAGGCGGTACCAATATCATCAAATCCAACGGCGGCGTAGACTGCACCAAATCTTTCGATTTGTTGGCCCATACCAACAATCCCGAAGTCTCGTCTCTCTTGACCAAGTACTACATTGGAGAAATGACCCCGAAGCCCGCTTTTCAATCCGAGGAGATTGGCATGCTTTACGATCTATGGAAGGGTTATCTTCGTGTCGCAACTGAACAAGTGGTCGCGTCGAACTTCGAGGTTGGCATGATCACAGAGTCGTCGCTCGTGTGGTTCCAGGGTGACCTCTTCAACATGGGAGGTGTGCGCAGATTCTACCACTACCAGTCTCGCCTATTAGATGGTGGTTTTTCTACTCTCTTTGGAGCAAAACTGCAAGAGCTCTACCTCAAGATCTCATTCACTCTCGCCAATGTTTCTTCTGCCAACACCAAGTTATCCGACGTCCTTGGTGTAATCGCCCGCGCCAAAGGCTCCCATGATGCTGTCACGGCGTGCAACGAGATTTCTCAAATCGGCCAATTCACCTGCGACAGTGAATCTGCTCGTCATCATGAGAAAGGTATCATCGCATATGCGCAGCGGTCTGTCCGATACGACATG includes these proteins:
- a CDS encoding CysJ, Sulfite reductase, alpha subunit (flavoprotein), which encodes MDEIKEIQNAKGVKSLDTLNMNDRDLLAIALGAPARQVILRAEEVGSVTGWRDGYLSTEYGFQPPDTSEAPGALRNSPGRVWMDLCTRMPGCVARGRVRESIAALPIIQGTVDTIPDKALWAALVALGMLCSIYRYEERHDGNEGINVATKPLKLKGVPICDDLGDEVKGIPRSIGLPYVQISIRMGRSIPHLTFFDQSSFNVDYVDPLSKYPYVGRFDNTRLRWGMFGDSAENAFLKGCADTSASFQHGPDAIAACQEHVMNRNNEGLLRELIRLKEILERMPTAFNTISPNDRSGENYVSPTEWVRWAKFSAPLSKRCPATSGLQFPPQVNPSILKLFTNTFRYLVMDAFLGRKQYNSFLGAEGVHLRAWLPSNLRAFIASIEYHYQIPEYVKASGDPRLMGVLDGVVEAYTGERGFMGVHRYKVFGLLECAGKSGRTETNGASGAADAMRPWEQTHAEFSEAMKERLEPFRGQRDVEPHEMRGTFEECRYRGRILSRNFVDSDPKRSIAMVTLDIQDTGITFQPGDRLAIMPMNSWTECAKVAAALGLDTMLADPVSLDRIWTRYAVHMGAISHTDKPQLNVLDILRKGHLAPITKKLATKLHTLLRASSHAVLQVLATDEWPVRASLGDLLQAAVKDTSPRIWDQAFDLSGNLVWLAELISVEVPRTYSISNYSDELLPSTVDLTISRSEYDLCPTFAGTAKHVRNGVSSGFLNPPVAEEMDVLDDEDILIGVSRPFSFQLPHDDTSPVALFAGGSGVAPFRSFWQARCGQAWGKTVLYLGVQSRQKFCYESELRQYVNEGLIEVHTAFSRDTNGLVYDPVSRDLVEKEMPSRYIDGLIVEQGQSICDLVMSKKQGGIGGYLYVCGSVGVFDSVMSGIRQALYNHRSPTMETVETILNTAFAERRFMLDVFMTPRPLPCNQPTISLSQLALHTGHINGSRVWIGVHGKVYDVTDFCAMHPGGTNIIKSNGGVDCTKSFDLLAHTNNPEVSSLLTKYYIGEMTPKPAFQSEEIGMLYDLWKGYLRVATEQVVASNFEVGMITESSLVWFQGDLFNMGGVRRFYHYQSRLLDGGFSTLFGAKLQELYLKISFTLANVSSANTKLSDVLGVIARAKGSHDAVTACNEISQIGQFTCDSESARHHEKGIIAYAQRSVRYDMEFLEAIREEACTGMDAFDSIMELDALSNSERVTALSTFLMQVLERMANRLEGFYAKLARHSVFQPDMERNPARARWNILKRKVWDGSFFILAREASIQPAARNPTNGVDFDRVVSQIEMNLSKSSPMTPRTMGLNEQHAARAMSTASGTPAYEQHTQSNALKAMSTFIDTNKKAIRRLSKLPQAIDLRQLMQAYGSLPQDIQWDAEDPGRSMTRRSCCNVVTLLCLTGLVQTQVHRLIRHQLPLCQH